In one window of Henckelia pumila isolate YLH828 chromosome 1, ASM3356847v2, whole genome shotgun sequence DNA:
- the LOC140865164 gene encoding translocator protein homolog: protein MQYRKHKRTGTAARGLRSLAIAIIFPLSLTVLDIALFGSGSRFRSMQSHPYFPPMWALHSAWLVAVFLSGLSAWLVWVDGGFHHQPRALFLYLGQLALSLGWYPIVLGAGAIRVGLVLCAVLFGSLIGCSRLFKNVNPIAGDLFKPCLLWGMILALVNVRLVYQW, encoded by the coding sequence ATGCAATACAGAAAACACAAGAGAACCGGCACGGCGGCGCGCGGCCTCCGCTCGCTGGCCATCGCCATCATCTTCCCTCTCTCCCTCACCGTCCTCGACATCGCCCTTTTCGGCTCCGGCAGCCGCTTTCGCTCCATGCAAAGCCACCCTTACTTTCCTCCCATGTGGGCTTTACACTCGGCGTGGTTGGTGGCCGTATTTCTTTCCGGCCTCTCCGCGTGGCTTGTTTGGGTGGACGGCGGCTTCCACCACCAACCCCGAGCTTTGTTCCTGTATCTGGGCCAGCTTGCGCTCAGCCTGGGATGGTACCCGATCGTGCTAGGGGCTGGGGCTATACGGGTCGGGTTGGTCTTGTGTGCCGTCTTGTTCGGATCGCTGATCGGGTGCTCTCGACTCTTCAAGAACGTGAACCCCATCGCGGGTGATTTGTTTAAGCCGTGCTTGCTTTGGGGGATGATTCTGGCTCTTGTAAATGTTAGGCTTGTGTACCAATGGTGA
- the LOC140865087 gene encoding translocase of chloroplast 159, chloroplastic — protein MDSKEGNSNPSSEAASGSSLSSSSYSTENDNLQKKNDANDDNDDKSKKIGGSSVFDDEEEGGYVSGKEEFEAGLENPGLDGPDGAVNDGKFIGDGNSHGSYVDALGVSDEKVETLPVSGVLVGADDVENVNKAAEGKEVALVQDSGSVSAAADDVNGAELNGVVGSAGKGGVKSGGEVQDGNLGKEFEEKGDIETEESKLVGPGDVKLTSEGDSVVDTIQIDAAGPGVVVVGETEDDGDGKTTEMEAPAVDPTEESQVVGPGDVKLTTEGDSVVDTIQVDDAGPGVVVVGETEDDGDVKTTEMDAPAVAEESQLVGPGDVKLATEGDSVVDTIQVDAAGPGVSVVGETEDDGNVKTKEMDAPAVDPKEESQVVGPGDVKLTSEGDSVVDTIQVDAAGPGVAVVGETEENGEVKTEEMDAPAVGPTEESKVVGPGDVKLTPEGDSVVDTIQVDAAGPGVAVVGENGDVKTEEMDAPVVSSNGGKETVSTREVGVECLSSEPATENNADAMQTNGEHDSGVNKLGDGVSKESKATNAVESKAVHPQEITELEGEEVEPVDSMSEGDTDGMIFGSSEAARKFIEELEQESGMGSHAGADSSFEQSQRVDGQIVTDSEEEADTDDEGDGKGLFDSAALAALLKAATGADTDGGSITITSQDGSRHFSVERPAGLGSSLRSLRPASGPALAPRPNQPNLFSPSTFTAGGESEANLSEEEKKKLENLQKIRVKFLRLVHRLGVSPEESVAAQVLYRLALLGGRQNSQTFSLDAAKRMALQLEEDERDSLDFSINILVLGKSGLGKSATINSIFGQDMSPIDAFEVGTASVKEISGFVDGVKVRVVDTPGLKSSAMEQASNRNVLSSAKKFTKKCPPDVMLYVDRLDAQTRDLNDLPLLRTITSALGPSIWRSAIVTLTHAASAPPDGPSGTPLSYEVFVTQRSHIVQQSIGHAVGDLRMMSPSLMNPVSLVENHPSCRKNREGQKILPNGQSWRPQLLLLCYAMKILSEASSLSKPQDPFDHRKIFGFRSRAPPLPYMLSSMLQSRAHPKLPSDQGGDSVDSDVDLDELSDSDHEEEDEYDQLPPFRPLKKAQLAKLSKEQRKAYFEEYDYRVKLLQKKQWKEELKRLREIKKKGTDVTTGFGAEDDTDPGAAAPVAVPLPDMALPPSFDGDNPSHRYRFLEPTSQFLARPVLDTHGWDHDCGYDGVNLEHSFAIANRFPAVYTIQITKDKKDFSVSLDSSIAAKHGDDNSMSTMAGFDIQSMGKQLAYILRGETKFNKLKKNKAAAGLSVTFLGDNVVPGVKVEDQITLGKQYVLVGGAGAVRSQNDTAYGANFELQRRENDYPIGQVQSTFSMSIIKWKGDLALGFNTLAQFSVGRNSKVAVRAGINNKLSGQVTVRTSSSEHISLALAAIIPTAISIYKKLWAGANDKYSIY, from the coding sequence ATGGACTCGAAAGAAGGAAACTCGAATCCCAGCTCGGAGGCTGCTTCAGGTTCTTCTTTGTCTTCATCTTCTTATAGTACTGAAAATGATAATTTACAGAAAAAGAATGATGCTAACGATGATAATGATGATAAAAGTAAGAAAATTGGTGGGAGTAGCGTTTTTGATGATGAGGAAGAGGGGGGTTACGTGAGTGGGAAAGAGGAGTTTGAAGCGGGGTTGGAGAATCCGGGTTTGGATGGCCCAGATGGGGCAGTGAATGATGGAAAGTTTATTGGGGATGGGAATTCCCATGGCTCCTATGTGGATGCTTTGGGGGTATCTGATGAAAAGGTTGAAACTTTACCGGTTTCGGGGGTTTTGGTGGGTGCAGATGATGTCGAAAATGTTAATAAGGCCGCGGAGGGGAAGGAGGTAGCGTTGGTTCAAGATTCTGGATCTGTTTCTGCTGCAGCTGATGATGTTAATGGTGCTGAGCTTAATGGGGTTGTGGGTTCTGCGGGGAAGGGTGGAGTAAAGAGTGGGGGTGAGGTTCAAGATGGCAATTTGGGGAAGGAGTTCGAAGAGAAAGGCGATATTGAAACGGAAGAATCGAAGTTGGTTGGTCCTGGTGACGTAAAACTCACATCTGAAGGGGATTCTGTTGTTGATACAATTCAGATTGATGCTGCAGGTCCTGGAGtcgtcgtagttggagagacgGAAGATGATGGAGATGGAAAAACCACGGAAATGGAAGCACCTGCTGTTGATCCAACGGAAGAATCGCAGGTGGTTGGTCCTGGTGATGTGAAACTCACAACTGAAGGGGATTCTGTTGTTGATACAATTCAGGTTGATGATGCAGGTCCTGGAGTTGTTGTAGTTGGAGAGACGGAAGATGATGGAGATGTAAAAACCACAGAAATGGATGCACCTGCTGTTGCGGAAGAATCGCAGTTGGTTGGTCCTGGTGATGTGAAACTCGCAACTGAAGGGGATTCTGTTGTTGATACAATTCAGGTTGATGCGGCAGGTCCTGGAGTCTCTGTAGTTGGAGAGACGGAAGATGATGGAAATGTAAAAACCAAGGAAATGGATGCCCCTGCTGTTGATCCAAAGGAAGAATCGCAGGTGGTTGGTCCAGGTGATGTGAAACTGACATCTGAAGGGGATTCTGTTGTTGATACAATTCAGGTTGATGCGGCAGGTCCTGGAGTCGCTGTAGTTGGAGAAACGGAAGAAAATGGAGAAGTAAAAACAGAGGAAATGGATGCCCCTGCTGTTGGTCCAACGGAAGAATCAAAGGTGGTTGGTCCTGGTGATGTGAAACTGACCCCTGAAGGGGATTCCGTCGTTGATACAATTCAGGTCGATGCCGCAGGTCCTGGAGTCGCTGTAGTTGGAGAAAATGGAGATGTAAAAACCGAGGAAATGGATGCCCCGGTTGTGAGTAGCAATGGTGGTAAGGAAACAGTCAGCACTAGGGAAGTTGGTGTGGAGTGCTTGAGCTCCGAACCTGCAACTGAGAACAATGCTGATGCCATGCAGACCAATGGTGAGCATGATTCTGGTGTTAATAAATTAGGTGATGGAGTATCCAAGGAATCAAAAGCGACCAATGCTGTTGAATCTAAAGCTGTACATCCCCAGGAAATTACAGAATTGGAAGGTGAAGAAGTTGAGCCTGTTGATTCAATGTCAGAAGGAGATACTGATGGTATGATCTTTGGGAGCTCTGAAGCTGCCAGAAAGTTCATCGAGGAATTAGAACAAGAATCCGGTATGGGTTCTCATGCAGGTGCTGACAGTTCATTTGAGCAATCTCAAAGGGTTGATGGCCAAATTGTTACAGATTCTGAAGAAGAAGCTGATACTGATGATGAAGGAGATGGCAAAGGGTTATTTGATTCTGCTGCCTTGGCTGCGCTATTGAAGGCTGCAACTGGTGCTGACACAGATGGTGGCAGTATTACAATCACGTCTCAAGATGGGTCTAGGCATTTTTCTGTTGAGCGTCCTGCTGGTCTGGGATCTTCACTTCGGTCTTTGAGACCTGCCTCTGGCCCTGCTCTCGCTCCAAGACCAAACCAACCCAATCTTTTCAGTCCTTCAACATTTACAGCTGGAGGAGAATCTGAGGCCAACCTGAGTGAGGAAGAGAAAAAGAAACTGGAAAACTTACAGAAAATCCGAGTAAAGTTTTTGAGGCTTGTTCATAGATTAGGCGTTTCTCCTGAGGAATCTGTGGCTGCACAGGTTTTATATCGACTTGCCCTTCTTGGGGGAAGGCAAAACAGCCAAACATTTAGCCTGGATGCTGCCAAGAGGATGGCGTTGCAGCTAGAAGAAGATGAAAGAGATAGCTTGGATTTCTCCATTAATATTCTGGTTCTTGGAAAATCTGGACTGGGGAAAAGTGCTACCATAAATTCAATATTTGGGCAGGATATGTCTCCAATTGATGCATTTGAAGTGGGAACAGCTTCCGTGAAAGAGATCTCTGGATTTGTTGATGGGGTTAAGGTTCGTGTAGTTGACACACCTGGTCTCAAGTCTTCGGCAATGGAACAGGCTTCCAACCGAAACGTATTGTCTTCTGCAAAGAAGTTCACAAAGAAATGTCCCCCAGATGTCATGCTTTACGTGGATCGGTTAGATGCACAAACTAGAGATCTTAATGACCTCCCACTCCTGAGGACTATCACAAGTGCTCTTGGCCCTTCTATCTGGCGAAGTGCCATTGTGACCCTCACTCATGCTGCTTCGGCACCACCAGATGGACCTTCTGGTACGCCTCTAAGCTATGAGGTTTTTGTCACTCAGAGATCTCATATTGTTCAGCAGTCGATTGGGCATGCAGTAGGTGATCTACGAATGATGAGTCCAAGTCTGATGAATCCGGTTTCTCTCGTGGAAAACCATCCTTCTTGTCGGAAAAACAGGGAGGGCCAGAAAATACTTCCTAATGGTCAGAGTTGGAGACCTCAGTTATTGCTGTTATGCTATGCGATGAAAATTTTATCAGAAGCAAGCTCGCTGTCAAAACCTCAAGACCCATTTGACCATCGCAAGATTTTTGGTTTTCGTAGTCGCGCACCACCTCTTCCATACATGCTGTCATCAATGTTGCAGTCTCGCGCACACCCAAAACTTCCATCCGATCAGGGTGGAGATAGTGTTGATTCTGACGTGGACTTGGATGAGTTATCTGATTCTGACcatgaagaagaagatgagTATGATCAGCTTCCACCATTTAGGCCTCTCAAGAAAGCTCAGTTGGCTAAGCTCAGCAAGGAACAACGGAAGGCATACTTTGAAGAGTATGATTACCGAGTAAAACTTCTCCAAAAAAAGCAGTGGAAAGAGGAGTTGAAAAGATTGAGGGAGATTAAAAAGAAAGGTACGGATGTTACAACTGGCTTTGGCGCTGAGGATGATACTGATCCAGGAGCCGCAGCTCCTGTGGCAGTTCCCCTACCAGACATGGCTCTGCCACCTTCATTTGATGGTGATAATCCATCTCACCGATACCGTTTCTTGGAACCAACTTCACAGTTTCTTGCACGGCCTGTTCTTGATACTCACGGTTGGGACCATGACTGTGGGTATGATGGTGTCAACCTTGAACACAGCTTTGCTATTGCTAATCGTTTTCCAGCGGTATACACCATCCAAATCACCAAAGACAAGAAGGATTTCAGCGTCAGCTTAGATTCCTCTATTGCAGCCAAGCATGGAGATGACAACAGCATGTCAACCATGGCTGGCTTTGATATTCAGAGTATGGGAAAGCAGCTCGCTTATATCCTACGGGGCGAAACTAAATTTAATAAGTTGAAGAAGAATAAAGCTGCTGCAGGGTTATCTGTGACATTTCTTGGTGATAATGTTGTCCCTGGTGTCAAGGTTGAAGATCAGATTACCCTAGGAAAACAATATGTTTTAGTAGGCGGAGCTGGTGCTGTCAGGTCTCAGAATGACACGGCATATGGTGCCAATTTCGAGCTGCAACGCAGGGAGAACGATTACCCCATAGGGCAGGTTCAGTCCACGTTTAGCATGTCTATCATTAAATGGAAAGGCGATTTAGCTCTCGGCTTCAACACACTGGCTCAGTTTTCTGTGGGTCGCAACTCGAAGGTGGCGGTTCGAGCTGGAATCAACAACAAGCTCAGTGGTCAGGTCACTGTGAGGACAAGCAGTTCGGAGCATATTTCTCTTGCACTAGCAGCCATAATTCCTACTGCCATTTCCATCTACAAAAAACTCTGGGCTGGTGCCAATGACAAGTATTCAATCTATTAg
- the LOC140871394 gene encoding uncharacterized protein translates to MVETRGSSSSKRHLSLSSPSSSSKRPKLSEASSLSKNDSVYAEESVGAAAAGDEFVRNNGGSDEVAGGGCLKRSEAVGAAEKPPEVAVESNSLIEVEQVNSIVPVDNGKKKSQMKSNAGVAWGKLISQCSQNPHVVIQRPTFTVGQGNQFDLWVNDAEVSESLCCLKQIETEGGISVTLLEITGKNGSVKVNGKIYYKDSTIYLSGGDEVVFSSTGDHSYIFQQLSDDSSSASSLPSSVSMLESHGKPIKGLQTEARSGDPSAVAVASTVASLSNLREELSLIPPSCNSEGVQQNSESPSVPLACEVSDNHLEDTIMEDNCLEDTKMKDTSDREHGPLLSVLEKTSVPSPDIVNKSLNRETWSGEIAIENNDFGPIMQVLAGSTVSEYEISSSISKILDEHRKFIDQQNGTDPPISISSRRQAFKVGLQQGLLDCKKSGISFENFPYYLSESTKDALIGSAYIHLKCSKFAKFAADLPTVCPRILLSGPAGSELYQETLIKALAQYFGAKLLVVDTIILPGGPTTEIADSIKESSKPERARVYTRRTLLRSKKPAFNVEADNTGSPIISSQAPPKQEASTASSKNYVFKKGDRVKYVGSLLSGASVRGPIYGYRGKVVLASKESTSKIGVRFDKTIPDGTNLGGLCEEDHGYLCAADVLRLDSSIDDFDKFAINEVFEVASLESKNSPLILFVKDIEKYVVGSCAAYALLKTKLDNLPENLVVIASHTQTDSRKEKSHPGGLLFTKFGSNQTALLDFSFPDNLGKLNDKETPKTAKQLNRLFPNKVTIQIPQDETVLSDWKMQLDRDIETMKTQSNIGSIRSVLSRVGLLCPDLETLSIKDQTLTGEGVEKMIGWALGYHLMHCSKVSLKESKLVISSESISYGLNILQGLSNENKSFEKSLKDVVTENEFEKRILSEVIPPGDIGVSFDDIGALENVKETLKELVMLPLQRPELFTKGQLTKPCKGILLFGPPGTGKTMLAKAVATEAGANFINISMSSITSKWFGEAEKYVKAVFTLASKISPSVIFVDEVDSMLGRRENPGEHEAMRKMKNEFMVNWDGLRTKDKERVLVLAATNRPFDLDEAVIRRLPRRLMVDLPDSRNREKILTVILAKEELDPTFDIEAVAKMTEGYSGSDLKNLCVMAAYRPIREILEKEKKDNALARAENRPLPALHSSSDIRPLTTDDFKVAHDQVHASVSSESQNMNELLQWNDQYGEGGSRKKQSLSYYM, encoded by the exons ATGGTGGAAACGAGAGGGAGCTCTTCTTCTAAGCGCCATCTTTCACTttcttctccatcatcttcttcgaaACGACCCAAG TTGTCGGAGGCGTCGTCTTTATCTAAGAATGATTCGGTGTATGCGGAGGAATCCGTGGGTGCGGCGGCGGCGGGAGATGAATTTGTTAGAAATAATGGTGGATCGGATGAGGTTGCTGGAGGCGGCTGCCTAAAGAGATCAGAAGCTGTGGGGGCGGCGGAGAAACCTCCGGAAGTGGCAGTTGAAA GTAATTCTTTGATTGAAGTGGAGCAAGTAAATTCCATTGTGCCTGTAGACAATGGGAAGAAGAAAAGTCAAATGAAATCTAATGCTGGAGTTGCATGGGGAAAACTTATTTCACAGTGCTCACAG AATCCGCATGTTGTTATTCAGAGGCCTACTTTCACTGTTGGCCAAGGTAATCAATTTGACTTGTGGGTGAATGATGCAGAAGTTAGTGAATCGTTGTGTTGTCTGAAACAAATTGAGACAGAG GGAGGAATCTCAGTCACATTACTTGAAATTACTGGAAAGAATGGTTCTGTCAAAGTGAATGGCAAAATTTATTATAAAGATTCCACTATTTACCTCAGTGGAGGTGATGAGGTGGTTTTTAGCTCGACTGGGGATCATTCTTAT ATTTTTCAGCAACTTTCCGATGACTCTAGTTCTGCATCGAGTCTGCCATCTTCAGTAAGCATGCTAGAATCCCATGGCAAGCCAATAAAAGGATTACAAACCGAGGCAAGATCTGGAGATCCTTCTGCTGTGGCTGTTGCATCAACAGTTGCTTCACTGTCTAATCTTCGTGAAGAACTCTCTCTTATTCCTCCATCCTGTAACAGTGAAGGTGTACAACAAAATTCTGAATCACCATCAGTGCCTTTGGCTTGTGAAGTGTCAGATAATCATTTGGAGGATACTATAATGGAGGATAATTGTTTGGAGGATACCAAAATGAAGGACACCTCTGACCGAGAACATGGCCCTTTGCTATCAGTTCTTGAGAAGACAAGTGTTCCATCTCCTGATATTGTCAACAAAAGTTTAAATCGTGAAACATGGAGTGGGGAGATTGCTATTGAAAACAATGACTTTGGACCAATTATGCAGGTTCTCGCTGGTTCGACAGTTTCTGAGTATGAAATAAGTAGCAGCATCTCTAAAATCCTCGATGAGCATAGGAAATTTATAGATCAACAGAATGGTACTGACCCTCCTATTTCAATATCATCAAGGCGCCAAGCATTTAAAGTTGGGTTACAACAAGGATTACTTGATTGCAAAAAGAGTGGCATTTCATTTGAAAACTTTCCATATTACCTAAG TGAATCCACGAAGGATGCCCTTATTGGTTCGGCATACATACATTTGAAGTGTAGCAAATTTGCAAAATTTGCTGCAGATCTTCCAACCGTGTGTCCAAGAATTTTATTATCTGGTCCTGCAG GTTCTGAATTATATCAGGAAACCTTGATTAAGGCACTTGCTCAATATTTTGGTGCGAAGCTCCTAGTAGTCGACACCATTATACTGCCTGGG GGACCAACTACAGAGATAGCTGATTCTATAAAGGAAAGTTCAAAGCCGGAGAGAGCACGTGTATATACTAGACGGACATTGCTACGGTCAAAGAAACCAGCATTTAATGTAGAGGCAGATAATACTGGTAGTCCTATTATAAGCTCCCAGGCTCCACCTAAGCAGGAGGCATCTACGGCTTCATCAAAAAACTATGTTTTCAAGAAAG GTGACCGGGTGAAATATGTGGGTTCATTATTGTCGGGAGCTTCAGTGAG GGGTCCGATTTATGGTTACAGAGGCAAGGTTGTACTTGCCTCTAAGGAAAGTACTTCAAAAATTGGGGTTAGATTTGATAAAACTATCCCAGATGGTACTAATCTCGGGGGCCTTTGTGAAGAAGATCATGGCTATCTTTGTGCTG CTGACGTATTACGCCTTGATAGCTCCATCGACGATTTTGACAAGTTTGCCATCAATGAGGTCTTCGAG GTCGCGTCTCTGGAAAGTAAAAATTCTCCTTTAATTTTGTTTGTGAAAGACATTGAGAAATATGTGGTGGGAAGTTGTGCAGCATATGCATTGCTCAAAACTAAACTCGATAATTTACCAGAAAATCTTGTTGTAATAGCTTCTCATACTCAGACAGACAGCAGAAAGGAGAAG TCTCATCCTGGGGGATTACTATTCACAAAATTTGGAAGCAACCAAACTGCGCTGCTCGACTTTTCCTTTCcg gaTAATTTGGGTAAACTGAATGATAAAGAAACTCCAAAAACAGCTAAGCAGCTCAACCGCCTTTTCCCTAACAAAGTGACCATACAGATTCCTCAG GATGAAACAGTACTATCAGACTGGAAAATGCAGTTGGATCGAGACATTGAAACGATGAAAACACAGTCAAATATTGGTAGCATTCGCTCC GTTCTAAGTCGAGTTGGTCTCTTATGCCCTGATTTGGAAACTTTGAGCATCAAAGACCAAACTTTGACCGGTGAAG GCGTTGAGAAAATGATTGGCTGGGCTCTAGGTTATCACTTAATGCATTGTTCCAAGGTTTCTCTCAAAGAGTCTAAACTTGTCATTTCAAGTGAGAG TATCAGTTATGGGCTCAACATTCTGCAGGGTCTTTCGAATGAAAACAAGAGTTTCGAAAAATCTCTCAAG GACGTGGTTACTGAAAACGAATTTGAGAAGAGAATCCTCAGTGAGGTTATCCCACCGGGTGATATTGGTGTTAGTTTTGATGACATCGGGGCGTTGGAAAATGTGAAAGAGACTTTGAAGGAATTGGTGATGTTGCCACTTCAAAGGCCAGAATTGTTCACCAAAGGACAGTTGACAAAG CCATGTAAGGGAATATTGCTATTTGGACCGCCTGGCACTGGTAAAACAATGCTAGCAAAAGCTGTGGCAACTGAAGCTGGTGCAAACTTCATCAACATATCGATGTCGAGCATCACGTCAAAA TGGTTTGGTGAAGCAGAGAAATATGTGAAAGCAGTGTTCACGTTAGCTAGCAAAATTTCCCCTAGCGTTATTTTTGTGGATGAG GTTGACAGCATGCTAGGGAGACGTGAAAATCCCGGAGAGCATGAAGCAATGCGCAAGATGAAGAACGAATTTATGGTGAACTGGGATGGTTTACGCACCAAGGACAAGGAACGAGTATTAGTGCTTGCCGCCACAAATAGACCTTTCGATCTTGACGAGGCTGTAATTAGGAGGCTCCCTAGGAG GCTGATGGTCGACTTGCCAGATTCTAGGAACCGAGAAAAAATTTTAACGGTGATATTAGCCAAGGAAGAGTTGGATCCAACATTTGATATCGAAGCAGTCGCTAAAATGACAGAAGGGTATTCGGGAAGTGATTTAAAG